A window of Streptomyces armeniacus contains these coding sequences:
- a CDS encoding saccharopine dehydrogenase family protein, whose amino-acid sequence MPAADPAAGETPAAPTHPPFDLVLFGATGFTGRLVARYLDRYVPPGCQWALAGRDREKLAAVRAELAAHRPPDNAEPELPLLEADVADPASLHRLASRAKVVISTVGPYLRYGEPLVAACAENGTDYLDLAGEPEFVDSMYVRHHDTARRTGARLVHACGFDSVPYDLGVLFTVGHLPEGVPLRVDGYVHTDAAFSGGTFASALGAVSRGPQMLKAARERRQAEPPPSGDRRVSTPPGGLRHSALLDTWGVQMPTIDPQIVARSAAALDRYGPDFRYRQYAAVRRLPLALGGVAGAAGLIALAQVPPVRRWLSDRTPPGEGPSVERRARSTFSLRFLGEGGGHRVATEVAGGDPGYDETAKIISEAALCLAFDPGLPSTAGQVTTAAAMGDALTRRLMRAGLTFRVTHTGRERPAGGA is encoded by the coding sequence GTGCCCGCCGCCGATCCGGCCGCGGGCGAGACCCCCGCGGCTCCCACCCATCCCCCCTTCGACCTCGTCCTGTTCGGCGCCACAGGTTTCACCGGCCGGCTGGTCGCCCGCTACCTCGACCGGTACGTGCCGCCCGGCTGCCAGTGGGCGCTCGCGGGGCGCGACCGGGAGAAGCTGGCCGCCGTACGGGCCGAACTGGCCGCCCATCGCCCGCCCGACAACGCCGAACCCGAACTCCCGCTGCTGGAGGCCGACGTGGCCGACCCGGCGTCGCTGCACCGGCTCGCGTCCCGCGCCAAGGTCGTCATCAGCACCGTCGGCCCGTACCTCCGCTACGGCGAACCCCTCGTCGCCGCCTGCGCCGAGAACGGCACGGACTACCTCGACCTGGCGGGCGAACCGGAGTTCGTCGACTCCATGTACGTCCGGCACCACGACACCGCCCGCCGTACGGGTGCCCGGCTGGTGCACGCGTGCGGCTTCGACTCGGTGCCGTACGACCTGGGCGTGCTGTTCACGGTGGGCCATCTGCCGGAGGGCGTACCGCTGCGGGTGGACGGCTACGTCCACACCGACGCCGCCTTCTCCGGCGGTACGTTCGCCTCCGCGCTGGGCGCCGTGTCGCGCGGCCCGCAGATGCTGAAGGCCGCACGCGAGCGCCGCCAGGCCGAGCCGCCGCCCTCCGGCGACCGCCGCGTCTCCACGCCCCCGGGCGGGCTGCGGCACTCCGCGCTGCTGGACACGTGGGGCGTGCAGATGCCGACGATCGACCCGCAGATCGTGGCGCGTTCGGCCGCCGCACTGGACCGTTACGGGCCGGACTTCCGGTACCGGCAGTACGCCGCCGTACGCCGCCTCCCTCTCGCGCTGGGCGGCGTGGCGGGCGCCGCGGGGCTGATCGCGCTGGCGCAAGTGCCGCCCGTACGGCGCTGGTTGTCGGACCGTACGCCGCCGGGCGAGGGGCCGAGCGTGGAACGGCGGGCGCGCAGCACGTTCTCCCTGCGCTTCCTCGGCGAGGGCGGCGGGCACCGCGTCGCCACGGAGGTGGCGGGTGGTGATCCGGGCTACGACGAGACGGCCAAGATCATCTCCGAGGCGGCCCTCTGCCTGGCCTTCGACCCGGGCCTGCCGTCGACCGCCGGGCAGGTCACCACGGCGGCGGCGATGGGCGACGCCCTGACGCGCAGGCTGATGCGGGCGGGGCTGACGTTCCGCGTGACGCACACGGGGCGGGAGCGGCCCGCGGGAGGCGCGTGA
- a CDS encoding GAF and ANTAR domain-containing protein: MHERRLATVFVELADNLVADFDLIDFLWLLTDRSVRTLDIAAAGLLLADTDGQLRVMAASSDEARLMELLQLQHDSGPCLTCYRTAAPVVVPDLAMEAHRWPRFAEEARRRGYTGVQAVPMRLRDEVIGALNLFHTAAKPFAPDITPLAQALADVATISVLQQRGAARRELLNEQLENALQTRVVIEQAKGKLAERLDVGMEEAFTLLRAYARSHNRRLSELAAAFVEGTEALADLRSGAQPPPA, encoded by the coding sequence ATGCACGAACGACGACTCGCCACGGTCTTCGTCGAACTGGCCGACAACCTGGTGGCCGACTTCGACCTCATCGACTTCCTGTGGCTGCTGACCGACCGCAGCGTACGCACCCTCGACATCGCCGCGGCCGGCCTCCTGCTGGCCGATACGGACGGGCAGTTGCGCGTGATGGCCGCCTCCAGCGACGAGGCACGGCTGATGGAGCTGCTCCAGTTGCAGCACGACAGCGGGCCGTGCCTGACCTGCTACCGCACCGCGGCGCCCGTGGTGGTGCCCGACCTCGCGATGGAGGCGCACCGCTGGCCGCGGTTCGCGGAGGAGGCACGACGGCGGGGCTACACCGGCGTACAGGCCGTGCCCATGCGGCTGCGGGACGAGGTGATCGGCGCCCTCAACCTCTTCCACACCGCGGCGAAGCCCTTCGCCCCCGACATCACCCCGCTCGCGCAGGCGCTGGCGGACGTCGCCACCATCAGCGTGCTCCAGCAGCGCGGCGCAGCCCGGCGCGAGCTGCTCAACGAGCAGCTGGAGAACGCCCTCCAGACGCGCGTCGTGATCGAGCAGGCCAAGGGCAAGCTGGCGGAACGCCTGGACGTGGGCATGGAGGAGGCGTTCACGCTGCTGCGGGCTTACGCGCGCTCCCACAACCGCAGGCTGAGCGAGCTGGCGGCGGCGTTCGTCGAGGGTACGGAGGCGCTGGCGGACCTGCGTTCCGGGGCGCAGCCGCCGCCCGCGTAG